In bacterium, one DNA window encodes the following:
- a CDS encoding rubrerythrin family protein, translating to MKGLKGSKTEKNLLKSFAGEAQARNRYTYYASAAVKEGYMQIAAIFEETANQEKEHAKRFFKYLKGGDLEITATYPAGVLGNTLENLIHAANGELLEHSRLYPGFAAVAREEGFLEIAELFDYVSVAEVHHEERYRALAENIEKGRVFKRDKKTRWRCRNCGYFHEGEEAPEKCPACLHPQAHFEAFHCENIG from the coding sequence ATGAAGGGACTCAAAGGCAGCAAAACGGAAAAGAATCTGCTCAAGTCTTTCGCGGGCGAGGCGCAGGCGCGAAACCGCTACACCTACTACGCGAGCGCGGCGGTAAAGGAAGGCTACATGCAGATAGCCGCGATCTTCGAGGAGACCGCCAATCAGGAAAAGGAGCACGCCAAGAGGTTTTTCAAGTACCTCAAGGGGGGCGATCTCGAAATTACCGCCACCTATCCGGCGGGGGTGCTCGGCAACACCCTTGAAAATCTCATCCACGCCGCCAACGGCGAGCTTCTGGAGCACTCCCGCCTCTACCCGGGGTTCGCCGCCGTCGCCAGAGAGGAAGGGTTTCTGGAGATAGCGGAGCTTTTCGACTACGTCTCCGTCGCGGAGGTACACCACGAGGAAAGGTACCGCGCCCTCGCCGAAAACATCGAAAAGGGAAGGGTCTTCAAGCGCGACAAAAAGACAAGATGGCGCTGCCGCAACTGCGGCTATTTTCACGAGGGGGAGGAAGCCCCGGAAAAATGCCCCGCCTGCCTCCATCCGCAGGCCCACTTCGAGGCCTTCCACTGCGAGAACATCGGGTAA
- a CDS encoding GAF domain-containing protein has protein sequence MPLTQSAGLTLDASRTAKLVEVGIALSAETNLEKLLEKIISYARELTLADAGTLYTVNGGFLDFKIIQNDTLGIRLGGPGSEPITLAPVPITRSAVSGYAALTGTLVNIPDVYESSDFDFTGPRRYDEKTGYRSRSMLVVPMHDHEGTIIGVLQLLNCTDPAQKTVIPFPREVEPIASAFASQAAISLTNAKLIKEVRDLFESLIRVMATAVDAKSPYTGNHVQRVAKLNTLLAEEINACGEGVFAGVHFTEDQMSEIRISGWLHDVGKITTPTWVMDKSTKLQTVFDRIELVKSRFTAAVLEAEARALRAFGARVSGDGEKVEESPEMARAKEETEALMADYSFIESVNQPSEFMSDEMLAKLNDIYRRRSGVVSGGGPLLTAEETLNLSIRKGSLNEHEIALMRQHVVDTAKILAEVPFDKTGKLKNVPVYAAQHHEKLNGTGYPRGIAETDLPLQSRILAVADFYEALSAKDRPYKKPMPPEVIYRIMKSCGEHGELDPKIVELLFERGIHEKFEELYEREKGAGRRSTDGI, from the coding sequence ATGCCCCTCACCCAGTCCGCCGGTCTGACTCTCGACGCCTCCCGCACGGCGAAGCTCGTTGAGGTCGGCATCGCCCTCTCGGCCGAGACCAATCTCGAAAAACTCCTCGAAAAGATAATCAGCTACGCCAGGGAACTTACGCTGGCGGACGCGGGCACCCTTTACACGGTGAACGGCGGTTTTCTGGACTTCAAGATCATCCAGAACGACACCCTCGGCATACGCCTCGGCGGCCCCGGCAGCGAGCCGATAACCCTCGCTCCCGTTCCGATAACAAGGTCCGCCGTTTCCGGCTACGCGGCGCTGACGGGAACGCTCGTCAACATCCCCGACGTCTACGAATCGAGCGATTTCGATTTCACCGGGCCAAGGCGTTACGACGAGAAGACCGGCTACCGGTCGCGCTCGATGCTCGTGGTCCCGATGCACGACCACGAGGGAACGATTATCGGCGTCCTCCAGCTCCTCAACTGCACCGATCCGGCGCAAAAGACGGTTATCCCCTTCCCCCGGGAGGTCGAGCCCATCGCAAGCGCCTTCGCGAGCCAGGCCGCGATTTCGCTCACCAACGCAAAGCTGATAAAAGAGGTCAGAGACCTCTTCGAGTCGCTCATCCGCGTCATGGCTACGGCGGTGGACGCCAAATCGCCCTACACCGGCAACCACGTGCAGCGCGTCGCGAAACTCAACACCCTGCTGGCGGAGGAGATAAACGCCTGCGGCGAGGGCGTTTTCGCCGGAGTGCATTTCACCGAAGACCAGATGAGCGAGATTCGCATCTCCGGCTGGCTCCACGACGTAGGCAAGATAACCACGCCGACCTGGGTCATGGACAAATCCACCAAGCTCCAGACCGTCTTCGACAGGATCGAGCTGGTAAAGAGCCGCTTCACGGCGGCCGTACTCGAAGCCGAAGCGCGGGCGCTCCGCGCTTTTGGGGCGAGAGTCTCGGGCGACGGCGAAAAGGTGGAGGAAAGCCCGGAAATGGCGAGGGCCAAAGAGGAGACCGAAGCCCTCATGGCCGATTACTCTTTTATAGAGAGTGTGAACCAGCCAAGCGAGTTCATGAGCGACGAGATGCTGGCGAAACTGAATGATATCTACAGGCGAAGGTCGGGGGTGGTAAGCGGCGGTGGGCCTCTTTTGACCGCTGAGGAGACGCTGAACCTGTCGATCCGCAAGGGGAGCCTCAACGAGCACGAGATAGCCCTAATGCGCCAGCACGTCGTCGATACCGCCAAAATCCTCGCCGAGGTACCCTTCGACAAGACCGGAAAACTAAAAAACGTCCCGGTTTACGCCGCCCAGCACCATGAAAAGCTCAACGGGACCGGCTACCCCCGGGGAATCGCCGAAACCGACCTTCCGCTCCAGTCGCGCATCCTTGCGGTAGCGGATTTCTACGAGGCTCTCAGCGCGAAAGACCGCCCCTACAAAAAGCCCATGCCCCCGGAAGTAATCTACAGGATTATGAAGAGCTGCGGAGAGCATGGGGAGCTTGACCCGAAGATCGTGGAGCTTCTCTTCGAGAGGGGGATCCACGAAAAGTTCGAGGAGCTTTACGAGAGGGAAAAGGGCGCGGGGCGCAGGAGTACCGACGGTATCTGA
- a CDS encoding radical SAM protein produces the protein MNAQPKTVKHPCFDKSSEGVCGRVHLPVAPQCNIKCGYCDRRHDCVNESRPGVSTAVLTPAQAGIYLSGILAKEPRISVVGIAGPGDPLANPEETFGTLREAKKLNPNIIGCLSTNGLMLPKYAGEIAESGVTHVTVTVNAVDPEIGAKIYAWVRDGKVIRRGREAAEYLLERQLEGIRAVKEKGLKVKVNMILIPGVNDHHVEAVAEKMASLGVDVLNVMPMAPVAGTPFENVLEPTPEMMEAARAKAEKFLPQMRHCRRCRADAAGLLGEDRSREFGPYLKECAEIIPIDLRNRPNVAVATREGLLINQHLGEADSFQIWSKAPEGFKLVETRKAPPSGGNVERWKELASILSDCRAVLVSGFGKVPEAVLEAEGLTLLEMSGFIDMGLSAVYEGKGLGALKKRSASGCRKSSGCGGDGGGCG, from the coding sequence ATGAACGCACAGCCAAAAACAGTCAAACACCCCTGCTTCGACAAGAGTTCCGAAGGCGTCTGCGGCCGCGTCCACCTGCCGGTCGCGCCCCAGTGCAACATAAAGTGCGGCTACTGCGACCGCCGCCACGACTGCGTTAACGAATCCCGCCCCGGCGTCTCCACCGCCGTCCTGACTCCGGCGCAGGCGGGAATCTACCTCTCGGGAATCCTCGCGAAAGAGCCCAGAATCTCGGTGGTGGGCATAGCCGGCCCCGGCGACCCTCTCGCCAATCCCGAGGAGACTTTCGGCACCCTTCGCGAGGCTAAAAAATTAAATCCCAACATCATCGGGTGTCTTTCCACCAACGGCCTGATGCTGCCGAAGTACGCCGGCGAGATCGCGGAAAGCGGCGTGACCCACGTCACCGTTACTGTCAATGCAGTCGATCCCGAAATCGGCGCAAAAATCTACGCCTGGGTGCGCGACGGCAAGGTAATCCGCCGTGGCAGGGAGGCCGCCGAATACCTCCTCGAACGCCAGCTCGAAGGAATCCGCGCGGTAAAGGAAAAGGGATTGAAGGTGAAGGTCAACATGATCCTCATCCCCGGCGTGAACGACCATCACGTCGAAGCGGTCGCCGAGAAGATGGCCTCCCTCGGCGTGGACGTGCTGAACGTCATGCCGATGGCCCCGGTGGCGGGCACTCCCTTCGAGAACGTCCTGGAGCCCACTCCCGAAATGATGGAGGCGGCCCGCGCCAAAGCGGAAAAATTCCTCCCGCAGATGAGACATTGCAGGCGGTGCAGGGCGGACGCCGCCGGACTTTTGGGAGAGGACCGCTCCCGCGAGTTCGGCCCCTACCTGAAGGAGTGCGCCGAGATAATACCTATCGACCTCCGAAACCGCCCCAACGTCGCGGTCGCGACAAGGGAAGGACTCCTTATCAACCAGCACCTCGGCGAGGCCGATTCCTTCCAGATATGGTCCAAGGCCCCGGAGGGGTTCAAACTCGTCGAAACCAGAAAAGCTCCCCCAAGCGGCGGCAACGTCGAACGCTGGAAGGAACTGGCCTCCATTCTCTCCGACTGCCGGGCAGTGCTGGTAAGCGGTTTCGGGAAGGTCCCCGAAGCCGTTCTGGAAGCGGAAGGACTTACCCTCCTTGAAATGAGCGGCTTTATCGATATGGGCCTTAGCGCGGTCTACGAGGGGAAGGGGCTCGGAGCGCTTAAAAAGCGGTCTGCCTCGGGTTGCCGCAAAAGCTCCGGGTGCGGCGGCGACGGAGGCGGGTGCGGCTGA
- a CDS encoding cytochrome c, which translates to MKKFLIPAFVLGLAFVFTGALAAELDPAKKLFEEKCGNCHPTEKSAAVSKDPKILADTVKLMMSKKVGFISDADAKIITDYLLKIGGK; encoded by the coding sequence ATGAAGAAATTTCTTATTCCTGCGTTTGTTTTGGGTTTGGCCTTTGTTTTCACGGGCGCGCTGGCCGCCGAGCTGGACCCGGCGAAGAAACTTTTCGAGGAAAAGTGCGGCAACTGTCACCCGACCGAGAAATCCGCGGCGGTCTCGAAAGATCCGAAGATTCTGGCGGATACTGTAAAGCTGATGATGAGCAAGAAAGTTGGTTTCATAAGCGACGCCGACGCCAAAATCATCACCGACTACCTGTTGAAGATCGGCGGGAAGTAA
- a CDS encoding FprA family A-type flavoprotein, with product MRKVAIVYTTQTGETGKLAKAIAEGVALAGGEARLFKMEDLSDILELERFDALAVGTPTQEGKEVPAAREFLEKLIASSIKGKYAGAFGSCGWSGEAPYIVALYLERDCSMKMASEPLKVQQGVRDSGLDVARAFGMKMVFGG from the coding sequence ATGAGAAAAGTCGCTATAGTTTACACCACCCAGACGGGCGAAACGGGAAAGCTGGCAAAGGCTATCGCCGAGGGGGTCGCCCTCGCAGGAGGAGAAGCGAGGCTCTTCAAAATGGAAGATCTTTCGGATATCCTCGAACTCGAAAGGTTCGACGCTCTTGCTGTGGGCACTCCCACGCAGGAGGGGAAAGAGGTCCCGGCGGCGCGTGAGTTTCTGGAAAAGCTTATCGCCTCCTCCATAAAGGGCAAATACGCCGGTGCTTTCGGCTCCTGCGGCTGGAGCGGCGAAGCCCCCTATATCGTAGCTCTCTACCTCGAAAGGGATTGCTCCATGAAAATGGCCTCGGAACCCCTCAAGGTGCAGCAGGGGGTAAGGGACAGCGGCCTCGACGTGGCGCGGGCTTTCGGAATGAAGATGGTATTCGGGGGCTGA
- a CDS encoding type II/IV secretion system protein, which yields MRKRIGEVLIEAGVISEEVLTAALDIGKRTPGKRLGRVLVAMGAADDVAIAKALSSQLRLPLVDLRDKRFPLEVTGLLPRNLIYRLRALPIEVTGDTVTVALADPLEKYALEEIRFATRMKVTLAVAPESEIVKAIEVNVPNIGSLKAGDTANAIHDKGVEFLEVSQPKEAIEDIQSLAAISQRPPLIRLVNAIFADAIEIGVSDVHIEPSTDSVVVRYRLDGILRVAMTVDAKLHPAIVSRIKILSNMDISERRKPQDGKAQVRFGEKTLDLRVSTIPTTHGESVTVRILDPNRTAMVLETLGFAQREYGLFINALKTPQGIILVTGPTGSGKSSTLYAGINILNEPTVKIITVEDPVEYHIDGVNQVQILPKAGITFASGLRAILRQDPDIVMVGEIRDKETATIAIQAAQTGHLVLSTLHTNDAPSAVVRLLDLGVEHFLITAGVICVVGQRLVRRICQSCKVEAVIDSYTISRLGSLIDPQNPPPFYKGKGCPLCRGSGFIGRVGIYECLPFTEKVTEMINPETSVKALKRAAFPEGYRPMFFDGFEKALKGLTAIDEVLRVTGGTTLTPEDVNMLDEEPSWLESTLPHISETFRESMKAQKTQ from the coding sequence TTGAGAAAACGCATAGGTGAGGTTCTGATAGAAGCGGGTGTGATATCGGAGGAAGTGCTCACAGCCGCCCTCGACATAGGCAAGAGAACTCCGGGAAAGAGGCTGGGACGAGTCCTCGTCGCGATGGGAGCCGCCGACGACGTGGCGATAGCCAAGGCGCTCTCAAGCCAGCTTCGGCTGCCTCTCGTGGATCTTCGGGACAAGCGGTTTCCCCTTGAAGTCACAGGGCTTTTGCCCCGCAACCTGATCTACCGGCTTCGCGCCCTCCCCATCGAGGTCACCGGGGACACGGTTACAGTCGCCCTGGCCGATCCCCTCGAAAAATACGCCCTCGAAGAGATACGTTTCGCCACGAGGATGAAGGTGACCCTAGCGGTCGCGCCGGAGAGCGAGATCGTAAAAGCGATAGAGGTCAACGTCCCCAACATAGGGAGCCTCAAGGCCGGTGACACCGCTAACGCTATCCACGACAAGGGAGTGGAATTTCTGGAGGTCTCCCAGCCCAAGGAGGCCATAGAGGATATCCAGAGTCTTGCTGCGATCTCCCAGCGGCCCCCTCTCATAAGACTCGTCAACGCCATCTTCGCCGACGCTATCGAGATTGGCGTGAGCGACGTCCACATCGAGCCGAGCACCGATTCGGTGGTGGTGCGCTACAGGCTGGACGGAATTCTCCGGGTCGCCATGACCGTTGACGCAAAACTCCATCCGGCGATTGTCTCAAGGATAAAAATTCTCTCCAACATGGACATTTCCGAACGCAGGAAGCCGCAGGACGGCAAGGCGCAGGTGCGTTTCGGCGAAAAGACCCTCGATCTGCGCGTATCGACAATCCCCACGACTCACGGGGAGAGCGTGACCGTCCGTATCCTCGACCCGAACCGCACGGCTATGGTCCTTGAAACCCTCGGCTTCGCCCAGCGGGAGTACGGCCTTTTTATCAACGCGCTTAAAACCCCGCAGGGAATAATACTGGTCACCGGCCCGACGGGAAGCGGTAAATCGTCTACCCTATACGCGGGCATAAATATCCTGAACGAGCCCACCGTGAAGATAATAACCGTAGAGGACCCGGTGGAGTACCATATCGACGGCGTGAATCAGGTGCAGATACTGCCCAAGGCGGGGATAACCTTCGCCTCGGGCCTTCGGGCGATACTCCGGCAGGATCCCGACATAGTGATGGTGGGAGAGATACGCGACAAGGAAACCGCCACGATAGCGATTCAGGCCGCGCAGACCGGCCACCTGGTCCTTTCGACCCTTCACACCAACGACGCGCCCTCAGCCGTGGTGCGCCTCCTCGATCTGGGGGTGGAGCACTTTCTGATAACGGCCGGGGTAATCTGCGTGGTCGGGCAGAGACTGGTGCGAAGGATTTGCCAGAGCTGCAAGGTGGAGGCGGTGATTGACAGCTACACCATTTCGAGGCTGGGAAGCCTCATAGACCCGCAGAATCCTCCGCCCTTCTACAAGGGCAAGGGCTGTCCGCTCTGCCGTGGAAGCGGCTTTATCGGAAGGGTGGGCATTTACGAGTGCCTTCCCTTCACCGAAAAGGTCACTGAAATGATAAATCCCGAAACCTCCGTCAAGGCTTTAAAGAGGGCGGCGTTCCCCGAGGGCTACAGACCGATGTTCTTTGACGGGTTCGAGAAGGCGCTAAAGGGGCTTACGGCGATAGACGAGGTTCTCCGGGTGACGGGAGGCACGACCCTTACTCCCGAGGACGTGAACATGCTGGACGAAGAGCCCTCCTGGCTTGAATCGACCCTGCCTCACATCTCGGAAACCTTCCGGGAAAGCATGAAGGCGCAAAAAACCCAATAA